The segment ATGGTCGCTCCTCCAATTGCGACAACCTAGTCGCAACCTGCCGCCGTCAATGAAGAATGACATGTCGGTCACCCGCGAACGCCAAAAGCCGCCAAATCGCTACCGGGGCCCAATGAGCCACGGGCACACAAGTAGGCCGAATGGCTGCTTTCCGTTAGGCGGCGCCAATTGCGGACAGACCGCTTCGGCCCCGAATAGGCTGGTAGTCGAGCGTGCGAGTAACGACCGCTTTCGGAAAGAGGTTCTTGATCTCGCAACATCCGAGATGGGGTCGGCATCAGACCGACGGCTCTCGACGCTAGGATACCGGCGGCGTCGGGGTGGTTTTCGGACCGTCTGCTTCTGGGAGCGGAAGTCCCAAAGCGGACGCTACGTCCTTTCCACGACCGATGAGATCATCAATTATGCGAGTGCAGGCACCTTAGGTATGGCTCGTTGCGAGGGATCGGCGACTGGGACGGCTGCGATAAACTGGCGGGTATAGTCCTGCTGCGGGTTTTCGAAAATCTGTTCGCGGCTGCCGATTTCCACGATCCTACCGTGCTGCATGACCGCGACGCGGTGGCTGATGCGTTCAACGACGCCCATGTCGTGGCTGATGAAAAGATAGGACAGACCCAGTTCCTGCTGCAGTTCCATCAGCAGGTTGACCACCTGCGCCTGGATCGAGACGTCGAGCGCCGAGACGGATTCGTCGGCAATGATCAGCTTGGGCGAGAGGCTCAGCGCACGAGCAATACAGAGCCGCTGGCGCTGGCCGCCGGAAAATTCATGCGGGTAACGGTCGAGATGCTCATCCTCGAGGCCGACGCGGCGGACCAGTTCAATGGCACGGTCGCGCAGGGCGCTGCCCTTGTCGATATTGTGGATCACCAGCGGCTCGACGATCTGCTCGAAGGCGTCGAGACGCGGATCGAGTGCGGCATAGGGGTCCTGGAAAACGATCTGCATGTCGCGACGCACCGCCCGCATGGCGGCATGGTCGAGCTTGAGGACATCGCGACCTTCGAGCAGCACTCCACCGGCATGCGGTTTGGCGAGGCGCAGGATGGAGCGGCCGATGGTGGATTTGCCCGAACCGGACTCGCCTACCAGCGATAGTGTCTCGCCACGGCCAATGGAAAAACTCACATCATCCACCGCCCGCACATCGCCCACATGGCGCTTGAGCACGCCCTTGTGGATCGGGAACCAGGTCGAGAGGTTCCTGACCTCGAGTAGCGCTTCGCCTGACGGCAGCTTGGCCTGGTGGTTGAGCGGGTCTATGCCGAAGGGCGCCGGCCCAGCACTGCCGGCCATCGCGCCAAGGCGCGGCACGGCATCGAGCAGGCGGCGGGTATACATGTGGCTGGGCTGGGCAAAGAGCGATGCGACCAACTGCTCCTCAACGCGAACGCCCTTTCGCATGACGACGACGCGATCGGCCATTTCCGCAACGACGCCCATGTCATGGGTGATGAACAGCAAAGCCATGCCGTCTTCGCGCGACAGCTCCCGCATCAAATCGAGCACCTGCGCCTGAATGGTAACATCGAGCGCGGTCGTGGGTTCGTCGGCAATCAACAGGCGCGGCGAACAGGCCAGCGCCATGGCGATTACAATGCGTTGGCGCATGCCGCCGGAAAGCTCGTGCGGATACTGGTTGAAGCGGCGCGCCGGATCGGTGATGCGCACGCGGGTGATGAGGTCGAGCGCCTTGGCGTCAGCCGCCTTGCGGTCCATGCCGCGATGCTGACGGAGGACTTCGGAGATCTGCTCGCCGACGGTGAAGACGGGATTAAGCGCGGTCATCGGCTCCTGGAACACCATGGCGATTTCATCGCCGCGGATTTGGCGGAGCGTGGCTTCATCGGCTTTGGCGAGATCGGTCACCGCTCCATCGCGGCGGGTGAAACTGATCGACCCGGCCTCGATACGGCCGCCATTGAAACCGGTGAGGCCGAGCACCGAGAAAGCCGTCACCGACTTGCCCGAGCCGGATTCGCCAACCACGGCAACGCATTCGCCGGGAGCTATGGAAAGGGAAAGGTCTTCCACCACGCGCCTCGCCTTGTCGCCTCGGCCGAAGCTGATGGAGAGGTTCTCTATGCTGAGCAGGTTCTGGGAAGCCATGGCAAAGACCTTTCAAGTCAGGGAGATTGAACGGGAGCCCGGGCGGGTCGAGGGAAGGCAACCCGCCCGGGAAAACGCGCCTTAGTCGATCGAGATCGAACCGGCGCGGAAGTCGAGAACGTAGGGGATGTGACCCGGCAGCGGCTTCCAGTTCACGCCCTGG is part of the uncultured Devosia sp. genome and harbors:
- a CDS encoding ABC transporter ATP-binding protein encodes the protein MASQNLLSIENLSISFGRGDKARRVVEDLSLSIAPGECVAVVGESGSGKSVTAFSVLGLTGFNGGRIEAGSISFTRRDGAVTDLAKADEATLRQIRGDEIAMVFQEPMTALNPVFTVGEQISEVLRQHRGMDRKAADAKALDLITRVRITDPARRFNQYPHELSGGMRQRIVIAMALACSPRLLIADEPTTALDVTIQAQVLDLMRELSREDGMALLFITHDMGVVAEMADRVVVMRKGVRVEEQLVASLFAQPSHMYTRRLLDAVPRLGAMAGSAGPAPFGIDPLNHQAKLPSGEALLEVRNLSTWFPIHKGVLKRHVGDVRAVDDVSFSIGRGETLSLVGESGSGKSTIGRSILRLAKPHAGGVLLEGRDVLKLDHAAMRAVRRDMQIVFQDPYAALDPRLDAFEQIVEPLVIHNIDKGSALRDRAIELVRRVGLEDEHLDRYPHEFSGGQRQRLCIARALSLSPKLIIADESVSALDVSIQAQVVNLLMELQQELGLSYLFISHDMGVVERISHRVAVMQHGRIVEIGSREQIFENPQQDYTRQFIAAVPVADPSQRAIPKVPALA